The Helicoverpa armigera isolate CAAS_96S chromosome 15, ASM3070526v1, whole genome shotgun sequence genomic interval ATGTCGATATAATACAACTCTAATACACCAGCTGTACTTTAGCTGCGCGTGCGTAATATATCTGAGGTAGGTATCCACAGCACCATTGATAGAGGTCAGCAAAGAGTATATAGGTCAGTGCACAGCACAGTTATCTCCAGGGTATGCACGTTGTTCGTAGATATGGCagtttcatcatcatatttctttttcagaGGCCTGCTGTGCAGATATTCCTTGTACCAtaagaattaaaatatgtataagctTTTAGTTACGTACCACTGCGTACCACTTTGTGATTCAAACTTAATGGGAGGTTTTCTTTttgagatataaaaaaaatgttcccaACAATGGTcacagatggcgttgtacctactTCGTAAGTGTGCCTTTGCCAAATTAAAAAAAGCATTGCAGCGAGCCCTTTCAAATTGAGATTCGATTCCCCACTATTCTTATCCAGGGCAAATATAAAAGTTGTGTTTCCTTAAATCAGAACGCTGTCGTAAATTCAGTTGACTGTGAATTTTCAACTTTGACAATCAATTTGACATTAGGAAGTCGAAGCCCAGTGTATGTGTCTGTCACACAATATTTTGAGATTGTATGTGGTGCGGTGATTTGGTGTGGTATAATTAgagtttatttgtatgttatttcGCATTAAGTGTTAACAATGGCTTCCCAAGCTTTAGCATCGTTAACTGCAACCTATACCGATTCAGAAGGTGAAGAAGATATGGAAGATCAGACACCTGAAAAGGAAGAACTAAAGGAAACTCATTCAGAGCCAACTAGCcctaaaaaaattgaagataatAACAAACCAGCATCTGCACCTGTTAGTCCAAAAAGAAGATTAGTTTCATACGTGGACGACACGGTGGTATCTGACGAGGAGCCGCTGTCGCCCGTGCCCGAGACGCAGGACGACATGCGGCGCCTGTCCATGGAGACGGACACGGACGAGGCCGTGCCGCGCTCCGAGCCCGAGGAGAGCGAGGACGGCGTCGCCATCCCGCCCGAGCCGCCCGGCAAGTGTCCCAAGGAGCTCCAAGATACCATCGCTAAGTATTACAGCCGCATGTTAAATGAAGGCTTGGACATGAATAAGATCATAcaagacaaaaaaaactttaggaACCCAAGCATTTACGAAAAGCTAATACAGTTCTGTGATATCAATGAACTAGATACAAATTACCCACCGGAGATCTATGACCCATTAAAGTGGGGAAAAGAATCCTATTATGATGAATTATCCAGAGTACAGAAGTTAGAGATGGACAGAAGGGAGAAGGAGAAAAAAGAGAAACTAGCTAAAATAGATTTCATCACAGGAGTTGCTAAGAAATCGGAGAGT includes:
- the LOC110376294 gene encoding SAP30-binding protein, producing the protein MASQALASLTATYTDSEGEEDMEDQTPEKEELKETHSEPTSPKKIEDNNKPASAPVSPKRRLVSYVDDTVVSDEEPLSPVPETQDDMRRLSMETDTDEAVPRSEPEESEDGVAIPPEPPGKCPKELQDTIAKYYSRMLNEGLDMNKIIQDKKNFRNPSIYEKLIQFCDINELDTNYPPEIYDPLKWGKESYYDELSRVQKLEMDRREKEKKEKLAKIDFITGVAKKSESDDEKKRKSKWDQAAPNVSNKPTIKQPGLVQQPLTSNVTGTKGTIISAFGSLPKKPKI